The following coding sequences lie in one Myxococcus xanthus genomic window:
- a CDS encoding C40 family peptidase, translating to MSSSYRIKSGDTLSHLAQRYNTSVSALMKANPQIKNADLIYAGKSLNIPGSRDSFESGSAGGAGGATGGGGSSGGAQGVQGPSSSGPGIRGPKGSPFEIASQHLNKNASSLKLEKNGVGADMEDWVPNNVNCANFVSAVLEQAGQISDAQHDNSVMGLMAKLDRDPNFKRIDLKDAKPGDVVSMKTNGGQHVVMFAGWKDGKPTFIGSNNVNSDGSQRVTISSMNYPIMAVHQYQG from the coding sequence ATGAGCAGCAGCTACCGCATCAAGTCGGGCGACACCCTCTCCCACCTGGCGCAGCGCTACAACACCAGCGTCAGCGCGCTGATGAAGGCGAATCCGCAGATCAAGAACGCGGACCTCATCTACGCCGGCAAGTCGCTGAACATCCCGGGTTCGCGGGACTCCTTCGAGAGCGGCTCCGCGGGTGGCGCGGGTGGCGCCACGGGCGGTGGTGGCAGCAGCGGCGGTGCGCAGGGCGTGCAGGGCCCCAGCAGCTCCGGCCCCGGCATCCGCGGCCCCAAGGGCAGCCCCTTTGAAATCGCGTCGCAGCACCTGAACAAGAACGCGAGCTCGCTGAAGCTGGAGAAGAACGGCGTGGGCGCGGACATGGAGGACTGGGTCCCCAACAACGTCAACTGCGCCAACTTCGTGTCCGCCGTGCTGGAGCAGGCGGGCCAGATTTCCGACGCGCAGCACGACAACAGCGTGATGGGCCTGATGGCCAAGCTGGACAGGGACCCCAACTTCAAGCGCATCGACCTGAAGGACGCGAAGCCGGGTGACGTGGTCTCCATGAAGACCAACGGCGGCCAGCACGTGGTGATGTTCGCGGGCTGGAAGGACGGCAAGCCGACGTTCATCGGCTCCAACAACGTCAACTCGGATGGTTCGCAGCGCGTCACCATCTCCAGCATGAACTACCCCATCATGGCAGTGCACCAGTACCAGGGCTGA
- a CDS encoding protein-tyrosine phosphatase family protein: MGRKTLQKASWRPQRLPAPASCPTLGRMSALSRRLNLDWVLPSLAVGGRFPIDTAEHLAGALGIRCVVDVRVEACDDEHVLREHGITLLHLPTEDLRAIRGDRLDDGVAWVTEQLARGHKVYIHCEHGVGRSALLALCVLVALGHPPLEALSLAKRRRWQVSPSTEQLRTFIAWADAWRQRNAATWRVPRLEELAAIAHSHLTQPPPASRGNED, encoded by the coding sequence GTGGGTCGAAAAACACTTCAAAAGGCGTCCTGGCGTCCGCAGAGGCTGCCAGCGCCAGCGAGCTGCCCTACCTTGGGCCGCATGAGCGCGCTGTCCCGGAGATTGAACCTGGACTGGGTGCTGCCCTCGCTGGCGGTGGGGGGCCGCTTCCCCATCGATACGGCGGAGCATCTCGCGGGGGCGCTTGGCATCCGCTGTGTGGTGGACGTGCGGGTGGAGGCCTGTGACGACGAGCACGTCCTGCGCGAGCACGGCATCACCTTGTTGCACCTGCCCACCGAGGACCTCCGGGCCATCCGTGGCGACCGGCTGGATGACGGCGTCGCGTGGGTGACGGAACAACTGGCCCGGGGCCACAAGGTCTACATCCACTGTGAGCATGGGGTGGGGCGCAGCGCGCTGCTCGCCTTGTGCGTCCTGGTGGCGTTGGGGCATCCCCCGCTGGAGGCGCTGTCCCTGGCGAAGCGGCGGCGCTGGCAGGTGTCGCCCAGCACGGAGCAGCTGCGCACCTTCATTGCGTGGGCGGATGCCTGGCGTCAGCGGAACGCGGCGACGTGGCGTGTGCCCAGGTTGGAGGAGCTGGCCGCGATTGCGCACAGCCACCTGACCCAGCCGCCACCCGCTTCCCGCGGGAATGAGGACTGA